The window CCCTCGAAAAACTGACGCAAGAGTAGCCGCATTGGACGTTCGCTGTCAAGCCAAAAAGCGCGGAAAAACGGGGGGGGGGTAAATCGTTGATATTCAATCGGTTATAACAAGAAAAAATTTTAATATTTTTCAGAAAAATGTTGACGCCGCGGCGTTTTTTTTGTATCTTGTGTCTTGTTGTATTAATCCAATCAGAAAGGAGTTGCCCCATGTCCGCTACACGCATCGCCGAATCGAAACCAAAATCCCGCGCCACAGCGCTGGCATCCTGCCAAGGCCTTATCAAGGCCTCGCTTTGCAAAACCCGCGTCCAGTGCGGCAAACCCACATGCCGTTGCGCCAAAAATCCGCGGTTCCGCCATACCGCTTTGACTTTCACCTACAAGCACAAAGGGCGGAGCATGGGGCTGCACGTGCCAAAAAGCATGGAAGCGAAAGCCCGCCGGGCGGAGGAGGATTATCGGAAGTTGAAAAAACTCGTCCAGAAGATTTCAGATTCCAATCTGAAAAAGTTCCGTCGCGGAATTGCCGGCATGAAAGCTA of the Kiritimatiellales bacterium genome contains:
- a CDS encoding DUF6788 family protein, coding for MSATRIAESKPKSRATALASCQGLIKASLCKTRVQCGKPTCRCAKNPRFRHTALTFTYKHKGRSMGLHVPKSMEAKARRAEEDYRKLKKLVQKISDSNLKKFRRGIAGMKAKSRQRRKSHA